The genomic DNA GCCCTGTTCTAAATCAACTATAAACATCTTGCCCGGCTGCAGGCGCCCTTTCCGTATCACTTTCGCCGGGTCTACGGGCAAGGCACCGGCTTCGGAGGCCATAATCACGGTGCCGTCGGAGGTGACGCAATAGCGCGAGGGGCGCAGGCCGTTCCGGTCGAGCATGGCGCCAACCATTTTGCCGTCCGTAAAGCAAATTGCCGCCGGTCCGTCCCAAGGCTCCATCAGCGAGGCGTGGAACCTATAAAAATCTTTCTTTACCGGCGACATCTGCTCATTATGTTCCCAGGCTTCGGGCACCATCATCATCAGAGCATGCGGCAGCGAGCGGCCCGCCAGCACCAGCAGTTCGGCCAGGTTGTCGAAGTTAGCAGAATCGGATTGGCTGGCATCGCAAATAGGCAATAACAGGTTCAGCTCCTCTTTTGTGAACAGCTCGGATTCCATCAGGACTTCTTTGGTCTTCATCTTGTTCACATTGCCCCGGATGGTGTTTATCTCCCCATTGTGGGCAATAAAGCGAAAGGGTTGCGCCAGCTTCCACTTCGGGAACGTGTTGGTCGAGAACCGGGAATGCACCAGGGCAATGGCCGAAACAAGGCGTTCATCCTGCAGATCGGTATAATATTGCTTTACCTGGTCGGTGCGCAGCTGGCCTTTGTACACGATCACCCTGCCTGAAAGACTTGCAAAGTAGAACTCGCCATGGTTGCCTTCTACCAGGCGGTTGATGGTATGGGTACTATAGTTACGAAACACGTATAGCTTCCGCTCCAGGGCATCGGCTTGCAGGCTCTCATCAACCGGTTTTATAAACAGCTGTTCAATGGCGGGCTCATGGGCAAGTGCCGTAGCCCCGATACCTGTCCGGTTAACAGGCACAACCCGGTAACCAAGTATAAGGAGGCCCAGCTTGGCGGCGGCTTCTTCCAAAAGCTGCCTGCATTGTTGCTGCAGCGCAGCCTGCACCGGGAAGAACACCATCCCCACGCCATACTTGCCGGGTGAAGGCAGCTCGAAACCGAGTGGACGGCATGCTGCTGCTAAAAAGTCGTGGGGTAGCTGGAAGAGAATGCCGGCACCATCGCCTGTTTCCGGCTCGCAGCCACAGCCTCCCCTGTGCTCCATATTTTCCAGCATGACCAACGCGTCTGCCAGGGTAGCATGCGTCTTCTTTCCGGCCAGGTTGGTCACAAAGCCGATACCACATGAGTCGTGCTCCGCTTGCGGGAGATAAAGGGAATTATCAGTTTCTTTTGTCATGGTCTGCACAAGGGTAAGTATCCTCAGCAATAAAGCTGAGGGGCATCAAACGAAATAAATGGAAGTTGATCAGGAAAAGCGGCTATCGGGAATGATCATGCAGGATACAACACCTGAAGAAATGTTTGTGCAGCAAAGAACCGGGAAGGAGACTAGTAAAATAAAGAACCATTCTTCAATTTTTTAATAATAAAAGAGATGCATAATCAGCATTACATCAACAATATATGGCCTATTTTACGAATATGAAAATTTATGTTCATAAAACTACTGATTTTTTTAGGCAGGTAAAAAGATCGCCTCTGATGTGGAAAGGGTTTTTACATCCGGCAATAAAGCTACCTAACAGGTATAAAAAAGAGCATTTCAGCCACGCATGCGACCTTTACCTGCCCCACACGCTGCCAATTCTGGTAACTAAATAATAGTAGCCATTGCCCCCTGTTTTTCGCATTTTTTTCTTCCCTGCGGCTGCGTGCACTTCATCTGAAATAAATGGTTTTAAGCCGGTGAATAGCTGCTGTCTGGCGGCCACAAAAGCAAACCAAGTAGGTATTTTTCTAACTTCCTGCCGCTGGAATAGCACTTTCCGTTGCCCGGTAGATAAAAAATCAATTACCTTTGCTACCGAATGAACATTCAATAGACTGGAGCTAATGGAGAATGTTGCCGATAAGAAGCGCGCTATTTTCAAGAGCATGCTGGCCCTGGTAAAGGAAAATGGCTTCCATGGCACACCCATGAGTATGGTGGCGCGGCATGCCGGCGTAGCAGCCGGTACCATTTACCATTATTTCGAAAGCAAAGAGAAGCTGATCTGTGAGCTCTTCGGCTATATCCGAAAGCAGATGATAGCAGCGGTAGCGAAAGGCGATGCCGAGCCTCTCTCGTACAAAGACCGCTTTTATTCTATCTGGATGAACCTTTACCGGTTTTATGAGGCGAACCCGGACATGCTATGGTACATCGAACAGTTTGTGAATTCGCCGTATAATACGAGGAAACCCGAAGCCGGTCCCGATGCCTTTCATTCCCAGCTCTTCAGCTTTTTCAGTAGGGGTGTAACGGAAGGCTATTTAAAAGACATGAACCCCGAGATCCTTGGAATTTTAGCCCATGTAAACATTATCATGACCGCTAAAATGCAGGGCAAAGGCCAGGTTGTAATTTCAGACCCTGAATTACAGCAGATCGCCCAGTTGCTGTGGGATGGCATGTGCCGCCACCCCGGCACCTCCTGAACCGGCAACTCACCTGCCCTAGGCAGGTGACTGGCAGCAACATACAAGACCGAATCCTAACGTGCAAAATAGAATACATGAAATTAATTAACTGTTTTAAGCCATTGCTGCTGGGGATGCTGCTGTTCCCCTCCGCCCGGCTGCTGGCACAAACAAAACCGGCCACCCCAGCGCAGCAAACGCTGACCCTGGAGCAATGCGTGGCATACGCCTTAAAGAACAGGGCTGCCGTGGAGCAGGCTTTGCTGGATGAGGAAATCGGGCAGCACGAGATCAAAGCGAACTTATCGGGCTGGTTACCCCAGATTTCGGCCAACTATGGTGGCACCCATCTTTTTAAGTTACAGCAACAGCCTTTTGGCGGCGAAGTGCGCACCATTGGGCAGAAGTATACTTCCAATATTTTGCTGCAGGCCACGCAAACGCTCTATAGCTCGGAGCTGCTGCTTGCTTCTAAAGCATCCCGTTATACCCGTCAGCAACTAGCCCTCGATATCCAGAACAATAAAATAAATACGGTGGTGGATGTGAGCAAGGCCTTCTATGACATCCTCTTCACGCAGGAGCAGCTCCGCATCCTGGACGAAAACGTAGCCCGCCAGGAAAAGCAGTATAACGATGCCCGCAGCCGTTTTGATGTAGGCCTGGTAGATAAGACCGACTACCAGCGGGCGGCCATTACGCTGGCCAACATCCGCAGCGACCGCAACCGAGCGCAGGCAAGTATAAAAGCCAAGGTTGCCCTGCTCAAGCAACTCATGGGCTACCCCGTAGCATCCGACCTGGACCTAAGCTATGATTATAACCTGATGCAGCAGGCCGTACTCCTGGATACCACTGAAGTGATAAACTTTGCCAACCGCATCGAGCTGCAGCAACTCCAGACCCAGCAGCAGTTGCAGCAGCTCAACACGGCTTATTATAAATGGAGCTTCCTGCCCACTGTTTCCTCCTACATCAACTATAACTGGCTCTATTTTAACGATACCTTTTCGGGGCTTTACAGCCAGTCCTACCCTACTTCGGGCGTGGGCCTGCAGGTGTCGCTCCCTATTTTCCAGGGTACCCGCCGCCTGCAGAACCTGAAGATCGCCCAGTTGCAGGAGCAGCGCCTGGAGCTGGAAACCGAAAATACCCGCAAGGCCATCAACACCGAATACCAGGCTGCTCTGGCCCGTTACAAAAGCGATTACTACGAGTGGACGACCCTGCGCGATAATGTGACGCTGGCCAGGGAAGTATATGACGTGATCAAACTGCAGTATGACGAAGGCATCAAAGCCTATGTAGACCTGGTAGTGGCTGAAACCGACCTGCGCACGGCGCAGCTGAACTACTACAACGCCCTCTACAATGTGCTGGCCAGCAAACTCGATTACCAGCGCGCGCTGGGTACCATAAACATCCAATAATATAAGCCCATAAAACGAATGAGAATCACATACGCATGGTTGCTGGCAGCCATAATGAGCCCGGCTATACTTGCCTCCTGCGGCGGGAAAGAAGATGTAAAGCAGCAGAACCCGGCCGCCATGGCGGTGCCGGTTACCGCTTATCCTGTAAAAAAACAAGCCGTGACCGGCACCGACACCTATCCGGGCAACATTGTATCACTACAGGAAGTGGAGCTGCGGCCCCAGGTATCGGGCTATATCACCAACATTTTTGTGCAGGACGGACAGCGGGTTACCAAAGGACAGAAACTTTACGAAATAGACCGCACCCGCTACCAGGCGGCCTACCAGCAGGCAAAAGCCAACCTGCAATCGGCACAGGCAAACCTGGAGCGCAACCAGAAGGATCTTCAGCGCTACGAAACCCTGGAAGCCCGTGAAGCAATTGCCAAACAGCAGGTAGATTATGCCCGCACCAACGTGCAGACTGCCCAGGCCCAGGTTGCCGCGGCCCGCGCGCAGGTAAGCAGCGCAGCCAATGAGCTGAGCTATGCCATAATCACAGCGCCTTTCGACGGGGTAATCGGTATTTCGAATGTCCGGGTCGGGGCGCAGGTATCGCCGGGGCAGCCACTCCTGAACACCATTTACAGCATGGCGCCTATCGCTGCGGATTTTGTTATTAACGAGCAAGAAGTACCGCGTTTTGCCAATTATATGAGCAATCCCAAGGCGCAGCCGGATTCTCTGTTCACCATTGCCCTGAACAACGGCCAGGTATACCCACATGTAGGAAAACTCATTACCGTAGATCGTTCCATCGGGCGTCAGTCGGGCACCACCACCGTGCGGGTGGAGTTTCCGAACCCCGAGCGCCAGCTTATACCCGGCATGACAGTTGATGTGCGCGTGCTGAACCAGGATATCGGCCAGCAGGTGGTGATTCCTTACAAAGCCGTGACAGAGCAGCTGGGCGAGTATTTTGTGTATGTGATCCAGGGCGATTCGGTGCACCAGCAGAATGTGCAGCTGGGTACCCGCTTTAACGGCAACGTGGTGGTGCGCGAGGGGCTGGCGGCCGATCAGAACATCGTGCTGGAAGGCATTCAGAAGCTGCGCGAGGGCGCCAAAGTACAGGTGGGCGACGCGGCAGCGCAGCAACAGGCCCCGGCCAAACGCTAAGAAGAAGTATAGGTAATTATCCCGAGCAACATGATTTCAGATGTATTTATAAGAAGACCCGTCACCTCCATCGTCATTTCCATTGTGATCGTGCTGGTGGGTGTGCTGTCGATGATGAACCTGCCGATTACCCAATACCCCGACATCTCTCCGCCAGTAGTATCGGTTTCGGCCAACTATACCGGGGCGGATGCCCAGACGGTAGAGCAAACGGTTGCCACGCCCATCGAAACACAGATCAACGGTACGCCCGGTATGGCTTACATCACGTCTACCAATACCAGCACCGGCCAGATGAACATGGCGGTGACCTTTGAAGTAGGCACCGATATTGACATTGCCACGCTCGACGTACAGAACCGGGCAAGTATAGCCTCCCCCAGCCTGCCCGAAGAAGTACGCCGCCTGGGCGTGATCGTGCGCAAGCGTAACCCGAGTATCATGATGGTAATTGGTATTTATTCGCCAAAAGGGACCCATGATATTCAGTACCTGGACAACTATACCAACATCTTTGTGCGCGAGGCCTTGCTGCGGGTACCGGGCGTGGGCGATATCAACGCGCTGGGCCAGGATTTCAGTATGCGTATCTGGCTCAAACCCGATAAGCTGGCCCAGTATGGCATTAGCGCTAACGAAATTACAGGGGCCATTCAGGAACAGAACATGCAGGTGGCCGCCGGTACGGTAGGTGCCAAGCCGCAGTATGACAACCTGGCGTTTCAGTACCCGATCACCGTAACGGGCCGCCTGCAAACGCAGGAAGAGTTCGGCAACATCATTGTGCGCACCAATCCTGAAAACGGCTCGCTGGTATACCTGCGGGATGTGGCCCGCATAGAGTTCGGCCGCTTTGATTATGGCCGCGCCGCCACCATCAACCGCAAGCCCTCCGCTATCCTGCTCCTTTACCAGGCGCCGGGAAGCAATGCCCTGGAAACTGCGGATGGCGTGTATGCTGCCCTGGATCAGCTGAAAAAGTCCTTCCCTGCCGATGTAGACTATGTCGTTTCCTTCGAAACAGTATCGGTGGTACAGGTATCCATCAACGAGGTGGTGCATACGCTGGTCGAGGCGCTTATACTTGTGATTATCGTCGTGTTCCTGTTCCTGCAAAGCTGGCGGGCCACGCTCATCCCGGTGCTGGCTATTCCGGTTTCCATTATCGGAACGTTCATCTTCTTTATCCCGCTTGGTTTCACCATCAACACGCTTACTTTGTTCGGCTTTGTGCTGGCCATTGGTATTGTGGTAGATGATGCCATTGTGGTAGTGGAAGCCGTGCAGCACTACATGGATACCCAGGGGATTTCGGCCAGGGAGGCTACGCGCAAAGCCATGAAGGATATTACCGCGCCGGTAATTGCCATTGCGCTCATACTGGCCGCTGTGTTTATCCCCGTGGGCTTTATACCCGGCATTGTAGGCCGCCTCTACCAGCAGTTCGCCATCACCATTGCCATCTCGGTGCTGATCTCGGCTTTTGTAGCCCTTACGCTCACCCCGGCGCTCTGCTCACTCATGCTTAAACCCATGAACGTGAACAAAGACTCTAAAGGGCTGAATAAATTCTTCTACAAATTCAACAACTGGTTTGAACGAACCACGAACTCCTACTCGCGCGGCGTGCGCAAAAGTATAAAAGCCACCCCGCTCGTACTCATCCTGCTGGTGTGCGTGTATGTCGGCACAGTGGGCTTGTTTGCGACCAAACCAACCGGCTTTATACCTACCGAGGATGAAGGGCGCTTGTTTGTGTCCATCGAGTTGCCGGAAGGCTCCTCGGCTAGCAGAACGGAAGCGCAGCTGGCCCGCATGGGCGAGATACTGGCCGACATCCCGGCCGTTAAAACCTATACAGCCATCGGTGGCCTGAATGCCATTAACTTCTCGTTTAAATCTAACAGCGGTACCATCTTTTTACAATTGCAGCCCTGGGACCAACGCAAGGAAGAATCGCAACAGCTGCAGGGCGTCATGGCTACGCTGAACCAGCGGTTTGCCGCTCTCAAAGAAGCCAATGTGATTGTAGTAGCTCCGCCGGCTATTCCGGGCCTGGGTAGTTCGGGCGGCTTTAGCTTTATGCTGGAGCAGCGCGCAGGTGGCGGCGATCTGAAGCAGTTTGAGGGCGTGCTGGGCCAGTTTCTGG from Pontibacter liquoris includes the following:
- a CDS encoding TetR/AcrR family transcriptional regulator; the protein is MLALVKENGFHGTPMSMVARHAGVAAGTIYHYFESKEKLICELFGYIRKQMIAAVAKGDAEPLSYKDRFYSIWMNLYRFYEANPDMLWYIEQFVNSPYNTRKPEAGPDAFHSQLFSFFSRGVTEGYLKDMNPEILGILAHVNIIMTAKMQGKGQVVISDPELQQIAQLLWDGMCRHPGTS
- a CDS encoding TolC family protein, producing MKLINCFKPLLLGMLLFPSARLLAQTKPATPAQQTLTLEQCVAYALKNRAAVEQALLDEEIGQHEIKANLSGWLPQISANYGGTHLFKLQQQPFGGEVRTIGQKYTSNILLQATQTLYSSELLLASKASRYTRQQLALDIQNNKINTVVDVSKAFYDILFTQEQLRILDENVARQEKQYNDARSRFDVGLVDKTDYQRAAITLANIRSDRNRAQASIKAKVALLKQLMGYPVASDLDLSYDYNLMQQAVLLDTTEVINFANRIELQQLQTQQQLQQLNTAYYKWSFLPTVSSYINYNWLYFNDTFSGLYSQSYPTSGVGLQVSLPIFQGTRRLQNLKIAQLQEQRLELETENTRKAINTEYQAALARYKSDYYEWTTLRDNVTLAREVYDVIKLQYDEGIKAYVDLVVAETDLRTAQLNYYNALYNVLASKLDYQRALGTINIQ
- a CDS encoding efflux RND transporter periplasmic adaptor subunit, with protein sequence MRITYAWLLAAIMSPAILASCGGKEDVKQQNPAAMAVPVTAYPVKKQAVTGTDTYPGNIVSLQEVELRPQVSGYITNIFVQDGQRVTKGQKLYEIDRTRYQAAYQQAKANLQSAQANLERNQKDLQRYETLEAREAIAKQQVDYARTNVQTAQAQVAAARAQVSSAANELSYAIITAPFDGVIGISNVRVGAQVSPGQPLLNTIYSMAPIAADFVINEQEVPRFANYMSNPKAQPDSLFTIALNNGQVYPHVGKLITVDRSIGRQSGTTTVRVEFPNPERQLIPGMTVDVRVLNQDIGQQVVIPYKAVTEQLGEYFVYVIQGDSVHQQNVQLGTRFNGNVVVREGLAADQNIVLEGIQKLREGAKVQVGDAAAQQQAPAKR
- a CDS encoding efflux RND transporter permease subunit, yielding MISDVFIRRPVTSIVISIVIVLVGVLSMMNLPITQYPDISPPVVSVSANYTGADAQTVEQTVATPIETQINGTPGMAYITSTNTSTGQMNMAVTFEVGTDIDIATLDVQNRASIASPSLPEEVRRLGVIVRKRNPSIMMVIGIYSPKGTHDIQYLDNYTNIFVREALLRVPGVGDINALGQDFSMRIWLKPDKLAQYGISANEITGAIQEQNMQVAAGTVGAKPQYDNLAFQYPITVTGRLQTQEEFGNIIVRTNPENGSLVYLRDVARIEFGRFDYGRAATINRKPSAILLLYQAPGSNALETADGVYAALDQLKKSFPADVDYVVSFETVSVVQVSINEVVHTLVEALILVIIVVFLFLQSWRATLIPVLAIPVSIIGTFIFFIPLGFTINTLTLFGFVLAIGIVVDDAIVVVEAVQHYMDTQGISAREATRKAMKDITAPVIAIALILAAVFIPVGFIPGIVGRLYQQFAITIAISVLISAFVALTLTPALCSLMLKPMNVNKDSKGLNKFFYKFNNWFERTTNSYSRGVRKSIKATPLVLILLVCVYVGTVGLFATKPTGFIPTEDEGRLFVSIELPEGSSASRTEAQLARMGEILADIPAVKTYTAIGGLNAINFSFKSNSGTIFLQLQPWDQRKEESQQLQGVMATLNQRFAALKEANVIVVAPPAIPGLGSSGGFSFMLEQRAGGGDLKQFEGVLGQFLGAVNQRPEIAMAYSFFNTRTPGYHVTINREKAKQLGVSIADVYATMSSYMGSRYINDFTRYGRNFRVVAQADTSYRMDIESLKQFYVLNRQGESVPLSALVTSTVEENASVISHYNLFRSAEVMGSAAPGYSSGQALQALQEVATQALPAGYGYDFSGISREELTAGNSTIYIFSLSIILVLLLLAALYESWSVPFSILFAIPLGMFGAILALTLLPRLDNNVYAQIGMITLIGLAAKNAILIVEFAKERVDRGMELIEATIEAVKLRLRPILMTSAAFILGVVPLATASGAGAVSRQTIGWVVIGGMLAATLLAIFVVPVLFVVITRLAYGKRGLAELREKQAATADDGGDPAYVNPHH